In the genome of Ananas comosus cultivar F153 linkage group 11, ASM154086v1, whole genome shotgun sequence, one region contains:
- the LOC109717279 gene encoding UBP1-associated protein 2C — translation MDPAIKKRKPDENGAAAAAAALTNEDVLKLVEPFSREQLAEIVAGAACRDAAALDAVRAVADRDLAQRKLFIRGLGWETTTETLRSLFSAFGELEEAVVIVDKNTGKSKGYGFITFRHADGALLALKEPSKKIDGRMAVTQLASAGAGGAAGSAAAAAAPAADVSLRKIYVGNVPAEMPSERLLTQFASYGEIEEGPLGFDKQTGKFRGFALFVYKTVEAAQAALIEPTKTIDGHVLVCKLAIEGKKGKPGAPGPAPPPGLPGQQMGMQSTVPNSMPSQYGGFHHQSLPSSMGGANPGMQTVGNQVPSSMSGTGSGGYGGGFGGSYGSSSQYGGSYGPSSQYGGPGSGGYGAQGMGSSMYRMPQNSVGVPSGPYSESGQYTMPSSAYQSQHHPPAGSSPASRVPGGPGAYPNMPPYY, via the coding sequence ATGGATCCAGCCATCAAGAAGCGCAAGCCTGACGAgaacggcgcggcggcggcggcggcggcgctaaCCAACGAGGACGTCCTCAAGTTGGTCGAGCCCTTCTCCCGCGAGCAGCTCGCGGAGATCGTGGCCGGCGCGGCGTGCCGCGACGCGGCGGCGCTCGACGCCGTGCGCGCCGTCGCGGACCGCGACCTCGCCCAGCGCAAGCTCTTCATCCGCGGGCTCGGGTGGGAGACCACCACCGAGACCCTCCGCTCCCTCTTCTCCGCCTTCGGCGAGCTCGAAGAGGCCGTGGTCATCGTCGACAAGAACACGGGCAAGAGCAAGGGCTACGGCTTCATCACCTTCCGCCACGCCGACGGCGCCCTCCTCGCCCTCAAGGAGCCCTCCAAGAAGATCGACGGCCGCATGGCCGTCACCCAGCTCGCCTCCGCCGGCGCCGGGGGCGCCGcgggctccgccgccgccgcagccgcgcCCGCCGCCGACGTGTCGCTCCGCAAGATCTACGTGGGCAACGTCCCCGCCGAGATGCCCTCCGAGCGCCTCCTCACGCAGTTCGCCTCCTACGGGGAGATCGAGGAGGGGCCGCTAGGGTTCGACAAGCAGACCGGGAAGTTCCGCGGTTTCGCTCTCTTCGTCTACAAGACGGTCGAGGCGGCGCAGGCGGCGCTCATCGAGCCCACCAAGACCATCGATGGCCATGTGCTTGTGTGCAAGCTCGCGATCGAGGGGAAGAAGGGGAAGCCGGGGGCTCCCGGTCCCGCTCCGCCACCCGGATTACCGGGGCAGCAGATGGgaatgcagtcgacggtgccgaaTTCCATGCCGAGCCAATATGGCGGTTTCCACCATCAATCCTTGCCTTCATCCATGGGAGGGGCCAATCCGGGTATGCAAACAGTCGGAAATCAAGTTCCTTCATCAATGAGCGGCACTGGAAGTGGCGGCTACGGCggaggctttggaggttctTATGGGTCTTCCTCGCAGTATGGCGGTTCTTATGGGCCTTCCTCTCAGTACGGCGGTCCTGGTTCCGGTGGGTATGGTGCTCAAGGCATGGGTTCTTCTATGTATCGCATGCCACAAAACTCGGTTGGAGTGCCTTCGGGGCCGTATTCTGAAAGTGGGCAGTATACTATGCCGTCGTCAGCTTATCAGAGCCAGCATCACCCACCAGCAGGTTCGTCTCCTGCGTCTAGGGTGCCAGGTGGACCAGGGGCTTATCCAAACATGCCCCCTTATTACTGA
- the LOC109717671 gene encoding uncharacterized protein LOC109717671 yields MGGEEEKRKEVDAAAVKRIVKQLNFGGSEEERAEAASEVGRLARADGRTKRFLAELGVVPTLVRMIFDSRDLRSRISAAEALIELGRGTFKNKVLMVEAGLLTKLPQLMPNKDFSRSQELFLLLSSISSLAKTDFALNTSHILPLVFETLNANDATENTKLACLATLYNLSTKLDNFKSIVSNDTIHALLTLSLDRRTSEGALSILSNLVVSPAAKRRIADHSAVPKAFVVVMSWDDKPKCRELAVYLMMVVAQNGCRVYREKLVEHGAVEVLLEIALLGSDIARRRAMKILQWIKNEGEVRMRVHSGPRVERVSLFDGCSGDREEEQCRRAIGEMVKESLKRNMASILRKATAIEGFSNVKGLCTSSSSKSLPY; encoded by the exons atgggaggagaggaagagaagagaaaagaagtcGACGCCGCGGCGGTGAAGAGGATTGTGAAGCAGCTAAACTTCGGGGGGTCGGAGGAGGAGAGAGCCGAGGCGGCCTCGGAGGTTGGGAGGCTGGCGAGGGCCGACGGTCGCACGAAGAGGTTTCTGGCGGAGCTCGGAGTCGTGCCGACGCTTGTTCGCATGATATTCGATTCTCGCGATCTTCGTAGCAGGATTTCGGCGGCCGAGGCTTTGATCGAGCTCGGTAGAGGTACCTTCAA AAACAAGGTGCTTATGGTAGAAGCAGGTCTCCTAACAAAATTGCCCCAGCTTATGCCTAACAAGGACTTCTCAAGAAGCCAAGAgctttttctcctcctctcctccatctcctccCTAGCGAAAACCGATTTCGCCCTCAACACCTCTCACATTCTCCCCCTCGTATTCGAAACTCTCAACGCGAACGACGCAACGGAGAACACGAAGTTGGCGTGCTTAGCCACCCTATACAACCTCTCAACGAAGCTAGATAACTTCAAAAGCATTGTATCCAATGACACAATACATGCATTACTTACCTTATCATTGGATAGGAGGACCTCAGAGGGGGCTCTCTCAATTCTAAGCAACTTGGTAGTGAGCCCCGCGGCGAAGAGACGCATCGCAGACCACTCCGCGGTCCCGAAAGCGTTCGTGGTGGTCATGTCGTGGGACGATAAGCCCAAGTGTCGAGAGCTCGCGGTGTATCTAATGATGGTTGTAGCCCAAAATGGATGTAGAGTGTACAGGGAGAAGTTGGTTGAGCACGGGGCGGTGGAAGTGCTTTTGGAGATCGCGTTGCTGGGGAGCGACATCGCGCGGAGAAGGGCGATGAAGATACTGCAGTGGATCAAAAATGAAGGGGAAGTGAGGATGAGAGTGCATTCGGGGCCGCGAGTCGAGAGGGTGTCTCTGTTTGATGGTTGCAGTGGAGATAGAGAGGAGGAGCAATGTAGAAGAGCCATTGGAGAGATGGTTAAGGAGAGCCTTAAGAGGAACATGGCATCCATTTTGAGAAAGGCCACTGCAATAGAGGGTTTTTCTAATGTTAAGGGTTTGTGCACTAGCTCTAGCTCTAAGAGCTTGCCTTACTAG